A single region of the Dunckerocampus dactyliophorus isolate RoL2022-P2 chromosome 3, RoL_Ddac_1.1, whole genome shotgun sequence genome encodes:
- the slc9a5 gene encoding sodium/hydrogen exchanger 5 isoform X2 — protein MLTLVLVLLTASVAADRTGTVGPPPGAGRLQLPHTGDEYAGPAEPVARPASAGKEDQHHGGGYRVVQWEWTYVQTPYVIAVWLLVASVAKIYERVQASLMDFLLFGALISAVDPVAVLAVFEEVHVNDMLFIIVFGESLLNDAVTVVLYKVYISFVEVGAENVQTADYFKGVASFFIVSVGGTLVGLVFAVVLGFITRFTKKVRIIEPLFVFLLVYLAYLTAELFSLSAILSMTFCGISANKYVEANISQKSRTTVKYTMKTLASIAETIIFIFLGISAVDKSKWAWDTGLVSCTLVFIFIFRALGVVGQTWVLNRFRLVPLEKIDQVVMSYGGLRGAVAFALVVLLDDERVKAKDYFVATTIVVVFFTVMFQGLTIKPLVEWLKVPRSTSRKPTINEEIHERAFDHILTAVEDIAGLQGYHHWRDKWEQFDRKYLSKLLLRKSVYRKSELWEAYQKINIRDAISVIDQGGNLLTSARLSLPSMASRTSFPETTNVTNYLRENGSGVCLDLQVIDNVPGAKVEEDMETHHVLAENLYKPRRRYQSHYSRHFIPVGEKERQDREVFQRNMRSRMETFKSGRHKRHKKERSLKKRRGSDVKEDAGDKPKRNISWQDKDPVVVPMESEEEKGDADKEEDVGITFIAGKVETPKQRPSSVSVSPPTSGDSHLPWKGGVSSPPPCVSLEATKVIPVDLQQAWNQSISSLESISSPPAPAEPVHPRVSVLSRPGAPRPASYTPPSSTCGGPTPKAPLLASFQFPDKNREEEEEDGEDVVSQEMRPLMSSLRPPGMLPPPPALTGTAPGSGRRRKPCVYLRSLVTAPPTGSDEPHNRGPTQL, from the exons ATGCTGACGCTCGTGCTCGTCTTGCTGACGGCCTCAGTCGCCGCCGACCGCACCGGAACCGTCGGACCGCCGCCTGGAGCTGGCCGGCTCCAACTCCCTCACACGGGAGATGAGTACGCGGGGCCCGCCGAACCTGTGGCCCGGCCCGCCTCTGCCGGGAAGGAGGACCAGCACCACGGTGGGGGATACCGGGTGGTCCAGTGGGAGTGGACCTACGTCCAGACTCCTTACGTCATCGCCGTGTGGCTCCTGGTGGCCAGCGTGGCCAAGATCt ATGAGCGTGTGCAGGCCAGCCTGATGGACTTCCTGTTGTTCGGCGCTTTGATCTCCGCTGTGGACCCCGTGGCGGTTCTGGCCGTTTTTGAGGAAGTACACGTCAACGACATGCTCTTCATCATCGTCTTCGGAGAGTCGCTTCTCAATGACGCCGTCACAGTG GTGTTGTACAAGGTCTACATTTCCTTTGTGGAAGTAGGAGCGGAGAACGTGCAGACAGCAGATTACTTCAAAGGAGTGG CCTCCTTCTTCATCGTCAGCGTGGGCGGGACTTTGGTGGGTTTGGTCTTCGCCGTCGTCCTGGGCTTCATTACGCGCTTCACCAAGAAGGTTCGCATCATCGAGCCTCTTTTCGTGTTCCTCCTTGTCTACCTCGCGTACCTGACCGCCGAGCTCTTCTCGCTGTCGGCCATCTTGTC AATGACCTTTTGCGGCATCAGCGCCAACAAGTACGTGGAGGCCAACATTTCCCAAAAGTCTCGGACCACCGTCAAGTACACCATGAAGACCCTGGCCAGCATTGCCGAGACCatcatcttcatcttcctcgGAATCTCCGCCGTGGACAAGTCCAAGTGGGCCTGGGACACAGGCCTGGTGTCCTGCACGCtggtcttcatcttcatcttcagagCCTTGG GCGTCGTGGGTCAGACGTGGGTGCTGAACCGCTTCCGTCTGGTCCCGCTGGAGAAGATTGACCAGGTGGTGATGTCATACGGCGGCCTGCGGGGGGCGGTGGCGTTCGCGTTGGTGGTGCTGCTGGACGACGAGCGAGTCAAAGCCAAAGATTACTTTGTGGCCACCACCATCGTGGTGGTCTTCTTCACTGTCATGTTCCAG GGTCTGACCATCAAGCCGCTGGTCGAGTGGCTCAAAGTTCCTCGCTCCACCAGCAGGAAGCCCACCATCAACGAGGAGATCCACGAGAGG GCGTTCGACCACATCCTGACGGCGGTGGAGGACATTGCAGGACTTCAAGGGTATCATCACTGGAGAGACAA GTGGGAGCAGTTTGACAGGAAGTACCTGAGCAAGCTGCTGCTCAGGAAGTCGGTGTACAGGAAGAGCGAGCTGTGGGAGGCTTATCAGAAGATCAACATCCGCGACGCCATCAGTGTCATCGACCAG GGTGGCAACCTGCTGACTTCAGCCAGACTGTCGCTGCCTTCCATGGCTAGCAGGACCTCCTTTCCAGAGACCACCAACGTCACCAACTACCT GCGTGAGAACGGCAGCGGTGTGTGTTTGGACCTGCAGGTGATTGACAACGTTCCCGGGGCTAAAGTGGAGGAGGACATGGAGACGCACCACGTTCTCGCTGAAAACCTCTACAAACCCAGAAGACGg taccAGTCACACTACAGTCGTCACTTCATTCCGGTGGGCGAGAAGGAGCGTCAGGACCGCGAAGTGTTCCAGAGGAACATGAGGAGCCGCATGGAGACGTTTAAATCAGGACGACACAAACGTCACAAGAAGGAGCGCAGTCTCAAGAAG CGACGGGGATCTGACGTCAAGGAGGACGCTGGAGACAAACCCAAAAGAAACATCAGCTGGCAGGACAAAG ATCCTGTGGTGGTTCCTATGGAGTCAGAGGAGGAGAAAGGCGACGCTGACAAGGAGGAGGACGTTGGTATCACTTTCATAGCTGGAAAAGTTGAAACTCCCAAACAGCGCCCTTCCTCAg TCTCAGTGTCCCCGCCCACCAGCGGAGACAGCCATTTGCCATGGAAAGGGGGTGTGTCCTCGCCCCCTCCCTGCGTGTCCCTGGAGGCCACTAAAGTGATCCCGGTGGACCTCCAGCAGGCTTGGAATCAGAGCATCTCCTCCCTGGAGAGCATCTCCTCGCCACCCGCCCCCGCCGAGCCCGTCCACCCTCGGGTCAGCGTCCTCTCCAGACCGGGAGCCCCCCGTCCCGCCTCCTACACTCCGCCAAGCAGCACATGTGGCGGCCCCACCCCCAAGGCGCCCCTGCTGGCCTCTTTCCAGTTTCCGGACAAAAAcagagaggaggaagaagaggatggTGAAGATGTAGTGTCACAGGAGATGAGGCCGCTCATGTCTTCTCTGAGACCTCCTGGCATGCTGCCGCCCCCACCAGCCTTAACCGGTACCGCCCCCGGCTCAGGGAGGCGGAGGAAGCCCTGCGTGTATCTGAGGAGCCTGGTGACAGCGCCGCCTACTGGCAGCGATGAGCCGCACAACCGAGGCCCCA
- the slc9a5 gene encoding sodium/hydrogen exchanger 5 isoform X1: MLTLVLVLLTASVAADRTGTVGPPPGAGRLQLPHTGDEYAGPAEPVARPASAGKEDQHHGGGYRVVQWEWTYVQTPYVIAVWLLVASVAKILFHLSQRFTTVVPESCMLILLGLVLGGLVLLANKKQLYQLEPALFFLFLLPTIVGDAGYFMPARLFFDNLGAILMYAVVGTLWNAFCTGFGLHAAKLLGVIDERVQASLMDFLLFGALISAVDPVAVLAVFEEVHVNDMLFIIVFGESLLNDAVTVVLYKVYISFVEVGAENVQTADYFKGVASFFIVSVGGTLVGLVFAVVLGFITRFTKKVRIIEPLFVFLLVYLAYLTAELFSLSAILSMTFCGISANKYVEANISQKSRTTVKYTMKTLASIAETIIFIFLGISAVDKSKWAWDTGLVSCTLVFIFIFRALGVVGQTWVLNRFRLVPLEKIDQVVMSYGGLRGAVAFALVVLLDDERVKAKDYFVATTIVVVFFTVMFQGLTIKPLVEWLKVPRSTSRKPTINEEIHERAFDHILTAVEDIAGLQGYHHWRDKWEQFDRKYLSKLLLRKSVYRKSELWEAYQKINIRDAISVIDQGGNLLTSARLSLPSMASRTSFPETTNVTNYLRENGSGVCLDLQVIDNVPGAKVEEDMETHHVLAENLYKPRRRYQSHYSRHFIPVGEKERQDREVFQRNMRSRMETFKSGRHKRHKKERSLKKRRGSDVKEDAGDKPKRNISWQDKDPVVVPMESEEEKGDADKEEDVGITFIAGKVETPKQRPSSVSVSPPTSGDSHLPWKGGVSSPPPCVSLEATKVIPVDLQQAWNQSISSLESISSPPAPAEPVHPRVSVLSRPGAPRPASYTPPSSTCGGPTPKAPLLASFQFPDKNREEEEEDGEDVVSQEMRPLMSSLRPPGMLPPPPALTGTAPGSGRRRKPCVYLRSLVTAPPTGSDEPHNRGPTQL; encoded by the exons ATGCTGACGCTCGTGCTCGTCTTGCTGACGGCCTCAGTCGCCGCCGACCGCACCGGAACCGTCGGACCGCCGCCTGGAGCTGGCCGGCTCCAACTCCCTCACACGGGAGATGAGTACGCGGGGCCCGCCGAACCTGTGGCCCGGCCCGCCTCTGCCGGGAAGGAGGACCAGCACCACGGTGGGGGATACCGGGTGGTCCAGTGGGAGTGGACCTACGTCCAGACTCCTTACGTCATCGCCGTGTGGCTCCTGGTGGCCAGCGTGGCCAAGATCt TGTTCCACTTGTCCCAGCGCTTCACCACAGTGGTTCCGGAGAGTTGCATGCTGATCCTGCTCGGTCTGGTTCTGGGCGGCCTGGTGCTCTTGGCCAATAAGAAGCAGCTATACCAGCTAGAGCCCgcccttttcttcctcttcctgctgCCCACCATCGTGGGCGACGCCGGGTACTTCATGCCGGCCCGGCTCTTCTTCGACAACCTGGGGGCCATCCTCATGTACGCCGTGGTGGGAACGCTTTGGAACGCGTTCTGCACGGGCTTCGGCCTCCACGCCGCCAAGCTGCTGGGGGTCATAG ATGAGCGTGTGCAGGCCAGCCTGATGGACTTCCTGTTGTTCGGCGCTTTGATCTCCGCTGTGGACCCCGTGGCGGTTCTGGCCGTTTTTGAGGAAGTACACGTCAACGACATGCTCTTCATCATCGTCTTCGGAGAGTCGCTTCTCAATGACGCCGTCACAGTG GTGTTGTACAAGGTCTACATTTCCTTTGTGGAAGTAGGAGCGGAGAACGTGCAGACAGCAGATTACTTCAAAGGAGTGG CCTCCTTCTTCATCGTCAGCGTGGGCGGGACTTTGGTGGGTTTGGTCTTCGCCGTCGTCCTGGGCTTCATTACGCGCTTCACCAAGAAGGTTCGCATCATCGAGCCTCTTTTCGTGTTCCTCCTTGTCTACCTCGCGTACCTGACCGCCGAGCTCTTCTCGCTGTCGGCCATCTTGTC AATGACCTTTTGCGGCATCAGCGCCAACAAGTACGTGGAGGCCAACATTTCCCAAAAGTCTCGGACCACCGTCAAGTACACCATGAAGACCCTGGCCAGCATTGCCGAGACCatcatcttcatcttcctcgGAATCTCCGCCGTGGACAAGTCCAAGTGGGCCTGGGACACAGGCCTGGTGTCCTGCACGCtggtcttcatcttcatcttcagagCCTTGG GCGTCGTGGGTCAGACGTGGGTGCTGAACCGCTTCCGTCTGGTCCCGCTGGAGAAGATTGACCAGGTGGTGATGTCATACGGCGGCCTGCGGGGGGCGGTGGCGTTCGCGTTGGTGGTGCTGCTGGACGACGAGCGAGTCAAAGCCAAAGATTACTTTGTGGCCACCACCATCGTGGTGGTCTTCTTCACTGTCATGTTCCAG GGTCTGACCATCAAGCCGCTGGTCGAGTGGCTCAAAGTTCCTCGCTCCACCAGCAGGAAGCCCACCATCAACGAGGAGATCCACGAGAGG GCGTTCGACCACATCCTGACGGCGGTGGAGGACATTGCAGGACTTCAAGGGTATCATCACTGGAGAGACAA GTGGGAGCAGTTTGACAGGAAGTACCTGAGCAAGCTGCTGCTCAGGAAGTCGGTGTACAGGAAGAGCGAGCTGTGGGAGGCTTATCAGAAGATCAACATCCGCGACGCCATCAGTGTCATCGACCAG GGTGGCAACCTGCTGACTTCAGCCAGACTGTCGCTGCCTTCCATGGCTAGCAGGACCTCCTTTCCAGAGACCACCAACGTCACCAACTACCT GCGTGAGAACGGCAGCGGTGTGTGTTTGGACCTGCAGGTGATTGACAACGTTCCCGGGGCTAAAGTGGAGGAGGACATGGAGACGCACCACGTTCTCGCTGAAAACCTCTACAAACCCAGAAGACGg taccAGTCACACTACAGTCGTCACTTCATTCCGGTGGGCGAGAAGGAGCGTCAGGACCGCGAAGTGTTCCAGAGGAACATGAGGAGCCGCATGGAGACGTTTAAATCAGGACGACACAAACGTCACAAGAAGGAGCGCAGTCTCAAGAAG CGACGGGGATCTGACGTCAAGGAGGACGCTGGAGACAAACCCAAAAGAAACATCAGCTGGCAGGACAAAG ATCCTGTGGTGGTTCCTATGGAGTCAGAGGAGGAGAAAGGCGACGCTGACAAGGAGGAGGACGTTGGTATCACTTTCATAGCTGGAAAAGTTGAAACTCCCAAACAGCGCCCTTCCTCAg TCTCAGTGTCCCCGCCCACCAGCGGAGACAGCCATTTGCCATGGAAAGGGGGTGTGTCCTCGCCCCCTCCCTGCGTGTCCCTGGAGGCCACTAAAGTGATCCCGGTGGACCTCCAGCAGGCTTGGAATCAGAGCATCTCCTCCCTGGAGAGCATCTCCTCGCCACCCGCCCCCGCCGAGCCCGTCCACCCTCGGGTCAGCGTCCTCTCCAGACCGGGAGCCCCCCGTCCCGCCTCCTACACTCCGCCAAGCAGCACATGTGGCGGCCCCACCCCCAAGGCGCCCCTGCTGGCCTCTTTCCAGTTTCCGGACAAAAAcagagaggaggaagaagaggatggTGAAGATGTAGTGTCACAGGAGATGAGGCCGCTCATGTCTTCTCTGAGACCTCCTGGCATGCTGCCGCCCCCACCAGCCTTAACCGGTACCGCCCCCGGCTCAGGGAGGCGGAGGAAGCCCTGCGTGTATCTGAGGAGCCTGGTGACAGCGCCGCCTACTGGCAGCGATGAGCCGCACAACCGAGGCCCCA